A genomic region of Rickettsiales bacterium contains the following coding sequences:
- a CDS encoding sensor histidine kinase KdpD, translated as MNERENRPDPEQLLRKIKAEERSAVRGKLKIFFGGCAGVGKTYAMLASGHQLLLDGVDIVAGVVETHGRAETLKLLEGMPVIPQKELSYRGMTVKEFDIDAALDRKPAILLLDELAHTNAPGSRHAKRWNDVEELLAAGIDVYTTLNVQHLESLNDMVAGTTGVWVKETVPDSVFDNAEDVVLVDINADELLKRLSEGKVYINEQARTRAAEHFFKKSNLIALRELALRRTTERVDAQMDAYKIREGIRGLQPVADKLLVCVGPDPLSETLVRSAKRIAAAFKAPWTAGYVENARHYQLGDEQKKVLESHLRMAERLGGKTVVLQGTNALDEIMAYARDNGITKIVIGKHNKPRWREIVFGTLADKVIRKSGSIDVYVITGDMPEHSLQERANELVQFKPALYLQAMLIIALCTLAGVGARGFIKPIDEVLIYLAGNVVVSARLGRGPSVMYALLSAACLNFFFIEPLYTLQIYDRSYWMTLTVMLATSLVINSYASRLRLQALFARKRERHSQMFYAFTREMAATRGHVALSEVAARHIRDSIGAEIVVCLPGPDDILMPVWGSLPQRDVIKENSLVQWCFSNSRPAGLGTDTMSSADAFYAPLVTADSTVGVLGVIPRKSTARFSPEERSLIETFANLLASGVERANAAETAERLRVDAEGEKLRNTLLSSVSHDLRTPLASITGSSGIIATDASRLSSDQLRELGASINQEATRLSRIVTNMLDVTRLESANFQLNKQPYFIEELIGSVLVRLAPQLAQHDVQTHAAPDLPVGEMDGVLIEQVLTNLLENATKYTQPGSIICIEVSGTSSQLHICVSDNGPGIPAGEEKRIFDKFYTANRGEVAKGSGLGLAVCHTIITAHGGSIWAENRPEGGAAFHFTLPVAV; from the coding sequence GTGAATGAACGCGAAAACAGGCCTGACCCGGAGCAACTCCTCAGGAAGATCAAAGCTGAGGAGCGCAGTGCTGTTCGCGGTAAACTTAAGATATTCTTCGGCGGCTGTGCAGGCGTCGGCAAGACCTATGCGATGCTGGCTTCCGGGCATCAGCTTTTGCTGGATGGTGTGGATATTGTTGCAGGTGTGGTGGAAACGCACGGCAGGGCGGAGACGCTTAAGCTGCTGGAGGGAATGCCGGTTATCCCCCAGAAAGAACTTTCCTACCGGGGCATGACGGTCAAGGAATTCGATATCGATGCTGCACTTGATCGCAAGCCTGCCATCTTGCTGCTGGATGAACTTGCCCATACGAATGCTCCCGGCTCGCGTCATGCCAAACGCTGGAACGATGTGGAAGAACTGCTGGCGGCAGGTATTGATGTTTATACGACGCTGAACGTCCAGCATCTGGAAAGCCTGAATGATATGGTCGCAGGCACAACCGGTGTCTGGGTGAAAGAAACGGTTCCCGATTCCGTGTTCGATAACGCGGAAGATGTCGTGCTTGTCGATATCAATGCCGATGAACTGCTTAAGCGCTTAAGTGAAGGCAAGGTCTATATCAATGAACAGGCCCGCACACGCGCAGCCGAGCATTTCTTCAAGAAAAGCAATCTGATTGCATTGCGGGAACTGGCGCTGCGCCGTACGACGGAGCGTGTGGATGCACAGATGGATGCCTATAAGATCCGCGAAGGCATCCGTGGCTTGCAGCCGGTGGCGGATAAGCTGCTGGTGTGTGTAGGGCCTGATCCGTTATCGGAAACGCTGGTGCGTTCGGCCAAACGTATTGCCGCAGCGTTTAAGGCTCCGTGGACGGCTGGTTATGTTGAAAATGCGCGTCATTACCAGCTTGGTGATGAACAGAAAAAAGTGCTGGAATCGCATCTGCGCATGGCGGAAAGGCTCGGTGGTAAAACGGTAGTGCTCCAGGGCACGAATGCGCTTGATGAGATCATGGCCTATGCGCGCGATAATGGCATTACTAAGATCGTCATCGGCAAGCATAATAAGCCGCGCTGGCGAGAGATAGTCTTCGGCACGCTAGCGGATAAGGTCATCCGTAAGAGTGGTTCTATCGATGTTTATGTGATTACCGGAGATATGCCTGAACACTCCCTGCAAGAACGTGCGAATGAACTGGTGCAGTTTAAGCCAGCACTTTATCTGCAAGCAATGCTGATCATCGCGCTATGTACATTGGCTGGGGTAGGCGCAAGGGGCTTCATCAAGCCCATTGACGAAGTGCTGATCTATCTTGCGGGTAATGTCGTGGTATCGGCGAGATTAGGGCGAGGTCCCTCCGTGATGTATGCGCTGCTCAGTGCGGCCTGTCTCAATTTCTTTTTCATCGAGCCGCTTTACACACTGCAGATCTATGACCGTTCCTATTGGATGACACTGACGGTCATGCTGGCCACGAGTCTTGTAATCAATTCCTATGCCTCCCGGTTACGACTGCAGGCTTTATTTGCGCGTAAGCGTGAGCGTCATTCGCAGATGTTTTACGCCTTTACGCGCGAAATGGCTGCTACACGCGGTCACGTTGCGCTTTCTGAAGTGGCTGCGCGTCATATACGTGATTCAATCGGGGCGGAAATTGTTGTGTGTCTTCCCGGCCCGGATGACATATTGATGCCTGTGTGGGGGAGCCTTCCCCAACGCGATGTCATTAAGGAAAATAGTCTTGTGCAGTGGTGTTTCAGTAATTCGCGGCCCGCAGGACTCGGCACCGATACCATGTCCAGCGCTGATGCGTTTTATGCTCCGCTTGTGACGGCAGATAGCACTGTGGGTGTCCTGGGCGTCATTCCGCGAAAAAGTACAGCGAGATTTTCCCCGGAAGAGCGTTCGCTTATCGAGACGTTTGCGAACTTACTGGCTTCGGGAGTGGAACGCGCCAACGCAGCGGAAACGGCGGAGAGGCTGCGTGTGGATGCGGAAGGGGAGAAACTGCGCAATACGCTGCTTTCTTCCGTATCGCACGATCTGCGCACGCCACTTGCTTCCATTACGGGATCATCCGGCATCATTGCTACTGACGCAAGCAGGCTCAGCAGCGATCAACTGCGTGAGCTTGGAGCTTCAATCAACCAGGAAGCGACGCGCCTTTCGCGTATTGTTACGAACATGCTGGACGTAACACGTCTGGAATCCGCTAATTTTCAATTGAACAAACAGCCTTATTTTATTGAAGAGCTGATCGGTTCGGTGCTTGTCCGGCTTGCGCCTCAACTGGCGCAACATGATGTGCAGACACATGCTGCGCCTGATCTTCCAGTAGGCGAAATGGACGGGGTTCTGATTGAACAGGTCCTCACGAATCTGCTGGAGAATGCGACAAAATACACGCAGCCTGGAAGCATAATCTGTATTGAGGTATCCGGCACCTCCTCACAGCTTCATATCTGTGTTTCTGATAATGGTCCCGGTATTCCTGCGGGTGAAGAAAAAAGAATATTCGATAAATTTTACACTGCAAACCGGGGAGAAGTCGCTAAAGGTAGCGGTCTTGGCCTTGCGGTATGCCATACGATCATCACCGCGCATGGCGGCAGCATATGGGCCGAAAACCGCCCTGAGGGTGGTGCAGCATTTCACTTTACATTACCGGTGGCAGTATGA
- the kdpC gene encoding potassium-transporting ATPase subunit KdpC, which translates to MSLYLHSSFRLFLIFSLLFGGAYPLAVTLIDQTLFSVKSQGSLIKAGDGKILGSALIGQNFTDPKYFWGRLSATGPQSYNAANSSGSNLGSANPDLLKAVQGRIEALKKVDPGNNTPIPVDLVTASGSGLDPDISPAAAHYQAARVARARSMSEEVIEELIQKHTKGRQFGILGQPHVNVLMLNLDLDGKL; encoded by the coding sequence ATGAGCCTGTATCTTCATTCCAGCTTCCGACTGTTCCTAATCTTTTCCCTGCTCTTTGGCGGAGCCTATCCTCTAGCAGTCACCCTGATTGATCAGACCCTCTTTTCTGTAAAGTCGCAAGGCAGCCTGATCAAAGCCGGTGACGGCAAGATTCTCGGTTCTGCGCTGATAGGCCAGAATTTTACCGATCCGAAATATTTCTGGGGTAGGCTTTCGGCCACGGGCCCGCAGTCGTATAATGCTGCTAACTCCAGTGGCAGCAATTTAGGCTCGGCGAATCCGGATTTGCTTAAGGCTGTGCAAGGGCGTATTGAAGCGTTGAAGAAAGTTGACCCTGGTAATAATACCCCTATCCCTGTGGATCTGGTAACGGCTTCCGGCAGTGGCCTTGACCCTGATATCAGCCCGGCAGCAGCGCATTACCAGGCAGCACGTGTGGCGCGGGCACGGAGCATGAGCGAGGAAGTAATAGAAGAGCTAATTCAGAAACATACGAAAGGGCGGCAGTTCGGTATATTGGGCCAGCCGCACGTCAATGTTTTAATGCTAAACCTTGATCTTGATGGTAAGCTATAG
- a CDS encoding response regulator — MNKIRVLIIEDELEIRKLLKVILTEGAYDLSFAEKAAEGIKLAATHPPDIIILDLGLPDMDGLEVIRNIREWSALPIIVLSARGQEQDKVAALELGADDYLTKPFGSAELLARLKVALRHAQKNMQTQTPVFETGEVRVDMESRQVFVSGIEVHLTPTEYKLLTILVKHAGKVVTHSQLLKEVWGKHSNENSHYLRIYAQHLRKKLGDNPMQPRYIVTEAGIGYRFLA; from the coding sequence ATGAACAAGATACGTGTTCTGATTATTGAAGATGAACTGGAAATCCGCAAGCTGCTGAAGGTCATTCTTACTGAGGGCGCTTATGACTTGAGTTTTGCGGAGAAAGCGGCAGAAGGCATCAAGCTTGCCGCAACCCATCCGCCCGATATCATCATTCTCGATTTAGGCCTGCCGGATATGGATGGGCTGGAGGTTATCCGCAATATCCGCGAATGGAGTGCATTGCCTATCATTGTGCTTTCCGCGCGCGGGCAGGAACAGGATAAGGTAGCGGCGTTAGAACTGGGGGCGGATGATTATCTGACTAAGCCATTTGGTTCAGCGGAGCTGCTTGCGCGGTTGAAGGTTGCATTGCGCCATGCCCAGAAAAATATGCAGACACAGACGCCAGTATTTGAGACTGGGGAGGTCCGTGTGGATATGGAGAGCCGTCAGGTATTTGTCAGCGGTATTGAAGTCCATTTGACGCCGACGGAGTATAAGTTGCTGACTATTCTTGTGAAACATGCGGGTAAGGTTGTCACGCATTCGCAATTGCTTAAAGAGGTTTGGGGTAAGCATTCCAACGAAAACAGCCATTATCTTCGTATTTATGCGCAGCATTTGCGTAAGAAACTCGGCGACAATCCTATGCAACCGCGCTATATCGTGACGGAAGCAGGGATCGGTTACCGGTTTTTAGCGTAG
- the kdpB gene encoding potassium-transporting ATPase subunit KdpB, with translation MKTRSDTLLTRTALIEATKASLLRLTPRYQARNPVMFVVFVGSVLTLMLFIYSLHVRGTEPSWFIAAVSIWLWFTVLFANFAEAVAEGKGKAQAESLRKARQDIMAKKLTNRASRSVAAVPASALRKGDLVLVEAGDSVPGDGQVLEGIASVDESAITGESAPVIRESGGDRDAVTGGTRVLSDWLIVSITSNPGESFLDKMIALVEGAKRQKTPNEIALGILLAAMTIIFLLACVTLLPFSLYSVEKAGQGSPVSITVIIALLVCLAPTTIGGLLSAIGIAGMNRLIRANVIATSGRAVEAAGDVNILLLDKTGTITFGNRQADAFFPAEAVPIQELAEAAELASLADETPEGKSIVALAHGKYGVQKKEWAALGATFVPFSAETRMSGVTIGERHIFKGAGDVIAKHVASLGGVMPAGVIRQSEQISRQGGTPLIVCENAKVLGVVYLKDIVKGGIKQRLAELRAMGIKSVMVTGDNPLTAAAIAGEAGVDDFIAQATPETKLRYIRKMQEGGELVAMVGDGTNDAPALAQADVAVAMNTGTQAAKEAGNMVDLDSSPTKLIEIIEIGKQLLMTRGALTTFSIANDIAKYFAIIPAAFVSTYPAMKALNIMELTSPLSAILSAVIFNALIIVFLIPLALKGVKYRPAGALALLHYNILVYGVGGMVVPFIGIKIIDIILTFTGIA, from the coding sequence ATGAAAACACGTTCCGATACCTTGCTTACACGCACAGCTCTTATTGAGGCGACGAAGGCATCGCTTCTTCGCCTGACTCCCCGTTATCAGGCACGCAATCCTGTCATGTTTGTTGTCTTCGTGGGCTCGGTTCTGACGCTTATGCTGTTTATTTATAGTCTGCATGTGCGAGGGACGGAACCTTCATGGTTTATTGCGGCTGTGAGCATATGGCTGTGGTTCACGGTGCTGTTTGCCAATTTTGCTGAAGCAGTGGCGGAGGGAAAGGGTAAGGCACAGGCCGAATCGCTTAGAAAAGCGCGGCAGGATATTATGGCTAAGAAGCTCACTAATCGTGCGAGCCGTTCTGTGGCTGCGGTGCCAGCAAGTGCGCTGCGTAAAGGCGATCTCGTGCTGGTGGAGGCTGGCGATTCTGTTCCCGGTGACGGCCAGGTACTGGAAGGTATTGCCTCGGTCGATGAAAGCGCCATTACCGGAGAAAGTGCTCCGGTCATACGCGAATCAGGTGGAGACCGTGACGCTGTAACAGGTGGCACGCGTGTGCTTTCTGACTGGCTCATTGTAAGCATCACCTCTAATCCGGGCGAAAGCTTTCTTGATAAGATGATTGCCCTAGTCGAGGGCGCAAAACGCCAGAAAACGCCTAATGAAATTGCGCTTGGTATTCTGCTTGCCGCAATGACGATCATTTTTCTGCTGGCCTGCGTCACGTTGCTGCCATTCTCACTTTACAGTGTGGAGAAAGCAGGGCAGGGAAGCCCGGTTAGTATCACAGTGATCATAGCACTGCTGGTGTGCCTTGCTCCTACAACGATTGGCGGATTGCTGTCCGCTATAGGTATTGCGGGTATGAACCGCCTGATCCGCGCTAATGTTATTGCGACATCCGGGAGGGCAGTGGAAGCCGCTGGAGATGTCAATATTCTGCTGCTGGACAAGACCGGGACGATCACTTTTGGCAACCGACAGGCGGATGCTTTCTTTCCTGCTGAAGCTGTTCCCATACAGGAACTTGCAGAAGCGGCAGAGCTCGCTTCACTGGCCGACGAAACACCTGAAGGCAAAAGCATCGTTGCGCTTGCGCATGGTAAATATGGCGTGCAGAAAAAGGAATGGGCTGCATTGGGGGCGACTTTTGTACCTTTCAGCGCTGAGACGCGTATGAGCGGAGTCACTATCGGCGAGCGTCATATTTTTAAAGGTGCGGGCGATGTGATTGCGAAGCATGTCGCTTCGCTGGGAGGCGTCATGCCTGCGGGGGTGATACGTCAGAGCGAACAGATTTCGCGTCAGGGAGGTACGCCACTGATTGTATGCGAGAATGCGAAAGTGCTTGGTGTCGTTTATCTCAAGGATATCGTTAAAGGTGGGATTAAGCAGCGTCTTGCCGAACTGCGTGCGATGGGCATCAAGAGTGTCATGGTCACAGGCGATAATCCACTGACAGCGGCAGCCATTGCCGGGGAAGCAGGCGTGGATGATTTTATCGCGCAGGCGACACCGGAGACGAAGCTACGTTATATCCGCAAAATGCAGGAAGGCGGTGAACTCGTTGCCATGGTCGGCGACGGTACGAACGATGCGCCAGCACTCGCGCAGGCGGATGTGGCGGTTGCCATGAATACCGGTACGCAGGCGGCCAAGGAGGCAGGTAATATGGTGGATCTGGATTCCAGCCCGACAAAGCTGATCGAGATCATTGAGATCGGCAAGCAGTTGCTGATGACGCGCGGTGCGCTTACGACGTTTTCCATTGCCAATGACATCGCCAAGTATTTCGCTATTATTCCGGCGGCGTTTGTAAGCACTTATCCGGCGATGAAGGCACTGAACATTATGGAGCTTACCTCGCCGCTTTCGGCCATTCTTTCCGCCGTTATTTTCAATGCACTAATTATCGTGTTCCTGATTCCGTTGGCGCTTAAGGGCGTCAAATACCGTCCCGCCGGTGCGTTGGCGTTGCTGCATTACAATATCCTTGTCTATGGCGTAGGCGGTATGGTCGTGCCATTTATCGGCATTAAAATAATCGATATTATTCTGACCTTCACGGGGATCGCATGA
- a CDS encoding TolC family protein — MQFENTEARTASARVRRARLEHTIAVLIGKPPAEFSLKSQKFSAHVPDIPVGLPSTLLERCPDIAAAERKMAAANAQIGVATAAWFPDLPLSASIGYDSMSLSKLFAASGEFWAIGPQLAETAFDAGAREARIRQKRATPDTTMQATKCGSRPCTYEGATSL; from the coding sequence ATGCAATTTGAAAATACCGAAGCACGTACCGCCAGTGCCAGAGTCAGACGTGCGAGACTTGAGCACACTATTGCTGTTCTTATCGGAAAGCCTCCTGCGGAATTTTCGCTAAAATCGCAGAAATTCTCTGCTCATGTGCCGGATATTCCGGTAGGTCTGCCATCGACTCTACTGGAACGCTGTCCTGATATTGCCGCCGCCGAGCGAAAAATGGCAGCGGCCAATGCACAGATCGGAGTGGCGACAGCCGCATGGTTTCCCGATCTTCCGCTATCCGCTTCCATCGGTTACGACTCCATGAGCCTCAGCAAGCTGTTTGCGGCATCCGGCGAATTCTGGGCGATCGGCCCGCAACTTGCGGAAACCGCCTTCGATGCCGGGGCGCGTGAAGCCCGTATCCGGCAAAAACGTGCGACTCCTGACACAACAATGCAAGCTACAAAATGCGGCAGTCGTCCATGCACATATGAAGGAGCAACTAGCCTTTAA
- a CDS encoding DUF1489 domain-containing protein, with amino-acid sequence MTKYLHLIKLAVGPRSLKDLQDWQTRLACEKAAKGQKGEIIHITRSTPKRAEEVLAGGSIYWVIKGFIVGRNRILELRPMMYDDMPHCGIVYEPELIRVTPQPRRPFQGWRYLEGKDAPPDLEGDIRDMPDPMLRELAELGLL; translated from the coding sequence ATGACCAAATACTTGCATCTCATTAAGCTTGCCGTCGGGCCAAGGTCTTTGAAGGACCTGCAGGACTGGCAAACCCGGCTGGCTTGCGAGAAAGCGGCTAAAGGGCAAAAAGGCGAGATTATCCATATCACACGCAGCACGCCGAAACGGGCTGAAGAGGTATTAGCCGGCGGTTCTATTTATTGGGTTATCAAAGGTTTTATCGTCGGCCGTAATCGCATTCTTGAGCTGCGGCCTATGATGTATGACGATATGCCGCATTGCGGTATCGTTTACGAGCCTGAATTAATTCGCGTTACACCTCAGCCGCGCCGTCCGTTTCAAGGGTGGCGTTATCTGGAAGGGAAGGATGCGCCGCCTGATCTTGAGGGCGATATTCGCGATATGCCCGATCCCATGTTACGCGAATTAGCAGAACTTGGGCTGCTTTAA
- the kdpA gene encoding potassium-transporting ATPase subunit KdpA gives MNLFILTANDWVQIALYFAVLFASVKPLGGYMARVYSGERTLLSMPLSWLERLLYRVSSIDEQADMSWKQYAFALIGFSVVSFVGLYAILRLQGMVGLNPSHMAGVSPDLAFNTTASFITNTNWQSYGGESTLSYLSQMLGLTVQNFLSAGVGMAVLIAMIRGFTGRKAGGIGNFWADLVRGCVYILLPLSLLWAVLLGSQGVVQTFSSYIDVPSASQTIAVGPVASQVAIKQLGTNGGGFFNTNSAHPFENPTPFSNFLEMLAILLIPAALCYTYGKMVGDTKQGWVILAAMTIILIPFMLFGVVQEEMGNPKFAPLHIEQSAGNMEGKEQRFGVVNSALWAAATTAASNGSVNAMHDSFTPLGGLVPLILIQFGEVIYGGVGSGLYGMIVFVIVTVFIAGLMVGRTPEYLGKKINAFEIKMASVAVLAPHLAALLGTAIAVLLGAGKVGVANPGAQGFSEILYAFSSAANNNGSAFAGLSANTPFYNTALGLAMLFGRYFVMIPVLAIAGSLAQKNIVPISAGTLPTATPLFVFFLVSVVIVVGVLTFVPSLALGPVAEYLHLMQ, from the coding sequence ATGAATCTTTTTATCCTTACCGCCAATGACTGGGTGCAGATTGCGCTCTATTTTGCTGTGCTGTTCGCCAGTGTGAAGCCGTTGGGTGGTTACATGGCGCGTGTTTATAGTGGCGAGCGCACATTGCTCTCTATGCCGCTTAGCTGGCTGGAGCGGTTGCTATACCGCGTATCCAGCATCGACGAGCAGGCGGATATGAGCTGGAAACAATATGCGTTTGCCCTGATAGGGTTTAGCGTAGTGAGCTTTGTGGGGCTTTATGCCATCCTGCGGTTGCAAGGTATGGTAGGGCTGAATCCTTCGCATATGGCAGGCGTTTCACCGGACCTTGCCTTTAACACCACGGCAAGCTTTATCACGAATACCAACTGGCAGTCTTACGGCGGCGAATCTACGCTGAGTTACCTGTCGCAGATGCTGGGGCTGACAGTGCAGAATTTCCTGTCGGCGGGTGTGGGTATGGCGGTGCTGATTGCCATGATTCGCGGCTTCACAGGACGCAAGGCGGGAGGTATCGGCAATTTCTGGGCCGACCTCGTGCGCGGCTGCGTCTATATATTGCTACCGCTGTCGCTGCTTTGGGCTGTGCTGCTCGGTTCACAAGGCGTGGTGCAGACTTTCTCCTCGTATATTGATGTTCCTTCCGCTTCGCAGACGATTGCTGTGGGGCCGGTGGCTTCGCAGGTGGCAATCAAACAGCTAGGCACTAACGGGGGCGGGTTCTTCAATACGAATTCTGCGCATCCTTTTGAAAATCCGACGCCGTTTTCCAACTTCCTTGAAATGCTGGCAATCCTGCTTATCCCTGCAGCGCTTTGCTACACTTACGGAAAAATGGTCGGCGACACGAAGCAGGGCTGGGTGATCCTCGCCGCGATGACAATCATATTGATACCGTTCATGCTGTTCGGCGTGGTGCAGGAAGAGATGGGTAATCCAAAATTCGCGCCGCTGCATATCGAACAAAGCGCAGGTAATATGGAAGGCAAGGAACAGCGCTTCGGAGTGGTTAATTCCGCGCTCTGGGCTGCGGCGACCACAGCGGCTTCCAACGGCTCGGTCAATGCTATGCATGATTCCTTCACGCCTCTGGGCGGGTTGGTGCCGCTGATCCTGATCCAGTTCGGAGAAGTCATTTATGGAGGCGTCGGTTCCGGGCTTTACGGCATGATCGTGTTCGTTATCGTGACGGTGTTTATTGCCGGGCTGATGGTAGGGCGCACTCCTGAATATCTGGGCAAGAAGATCAATGCGTTTGAAATTAAAATGGCATCCGTGGCGGTGCTTGCGCCGCATCTTGCCGCCTTGCTTGGCACGGCGATTGCGGTGCTCTTGGGGGCAGGCAAGGTAGGCGTTGCCAATCCCGGTGCACAAGGGTTCAGTGAAATTCTGTATGCGTTTTCCTCTGCTGCCAATAATAACGGCAGTGCGTTTGCCGGACTCAGTGCCAACACGCCATTCTATAATACCGCCCTTGGACTTGCGATGCTCTTCGGGCGCTACTTTGTGATGATTCCTGTTCTGGCCATCGCTGGGTCGCTTGCGCAGAAGAATATCGTTCCGATTTCTGCAGGCACATTGCCGACGGCTACACCGCTCTTTGTATTCTTCCTAGTCAGTGTAGTCATCGTGGTTGGTGTGTTGACCTTCGTGCCTTCGCTGGCGCTCGGGCCGGTTGCGGAATATCTCCACCTGATGCAGTAG